A single Arcobacter sp. FWKO B DNA region contains:
- a CDS encoding radical SAM protein — MILDTSFRQHFINLSNSLYLTSNLPARYVFVLTNKCNLQCPFCFQSSISDKMTLDLDTWVRLVDQLPSYAQITFTGGEPLLYKYFNELFLYVTKNHNCNLISNGLMLNESILTTLLSQEHFKVLSISIDSITNHVRGSSLKQWNELLKNIKTFHRIKQSLNSKTLLDIKCTILDTNSSDLFEVYNFAFDELKCDTFAFQFLKGSDFQHSLQPMDKDAFDVNNQFKYQYWDIIKTSLLRVKNDLKKQVNRKVFLHPAIMNLNSDDSIDYLDIIQNEYNKNSIKECIFPWSSIHINFDGNVYPCLSYTWGNIKNDSLLNIIQSEEASYFKDTLKCNGTFPACKNCGWIKNAKL, encoded by the coding sequence ATGATATTGGATACATCATTTAGGCAACATTTTATCAATTTGAGTAATTCTTTATATCTTACATCAAATTTACCAGCAAGATATGTATTTGTTTTGACAAATAAGTGTAATTTGCAATGTCCTTTTTGTTTTCAGTCAAGTATTTCAGACAAAATGACTTTGGATTTAGATACATGGGTAAGATTAGTTGACCAGTTGCCCTCTTATGCACAGATCACTTTCACGGGAGGAGAACCATTATTATATAAATATTTTAATGAATTGTTTTTATATGTAACTAAAAATCATAATTGTAATTTAATTTCAAATGGATTAATGTTAAATGAGTCAATATTAACCACTCTTCTTTCTCAAGAACATTTTAAAGTATTATCAATTTCAATAGATTCTATAACTAACCATGTAAGAGGAAGTTCTTTAAAACAATGGAATGAACTACTAAAAAATATTAAAACTTTTCATAGAATAAAACAATCACTTAATAGTAAAACATTATTGGATATTAAATGTACAATATTAGATACTAATAGTAGTGACTTATTTGAAGTATACAATTTTGCTTTTGATGAACTTAAATGTGATACTTTCGCATTTCAATTTCTTAAAGGGTCAGATTTCCAACACTCTTTACAACCAATGGATAAAGATGCATTTGATGTAAACAATCAATTCAAGTACCAATATTGGGATATTATTAAAACTAGTTTATTAAGAGTTAAAAATGATTTAAAAAAACAAGTAAATAGAAAGGTTTTTTTACATCCAGCTATAATGAATCTAAATTCTGATGATAGTATTGATTATTTAGATATTATTCAAAATGAGTATAACAAGAATAGTATAAAAGAGTGTATTTTTCCTTGGTCAAGTATTCATATTAATTTTGATGGCAATGTTTATCCATGCTTGAGTTATACATGGGGAAATATAAAAAATGATAGCCTTTTAAATATTATTCAAAGTGAAGAAGCTTCATATTTTAAGGATACTTTAAAATGTAATGGAACATTTCCCGCTTGCAAAAATTGTGGTTGGATAAAAAATGCAAAATTATAA
- a CDS encoding class I SAM-dependent methyltransferase — protein sequence MKCPICNQKSFVVYKNHNMPYGISLNSKCIDLKVDICSKCNFVFQSSAYTEQYNENISTLYKSYKISDMYNFPNRNYNNLKALEFISEHIDNTIEFNVLEIGSNRGDFLYLLKERFNNINILGCEPTEFKDLKVPTINSFFEADLFNTKFDLIVLRHTLEHIKFPKDFVETLSKVLKNDGKVFIEVPNLINSLKNFIEDFTPDHVNYFTTQTLQNIFQEYDINKVDDTEFIYVLFQKQNIKTNKSAVTKIDTDKIIDLFQDFNKHQEKCYEIINKYQRIIFYGISNFYLWTYVKLKPLLEDKDIYYTDDNITKDKLFNLKKIDSFQKGDLVILCTSNKQIQNQMCKNLPEGVDILYLWEGIKTNV from the coding sequence ATGAAATGTCCAATTTGTAATCAAAAAAGCTTTGTAGTATATAAAAATCATAATATGCCCTATGGAATATCCCTGAATAGTAAGTGTATTGATTTAAAAGTAGATATTTGTTCTAAATGTAATTTTGTTTTTCAATCATCAGCATATACAGAACAATATAATGAAAATATATCTACGCTATATAAATCATATAAAATATCAGATATGTATAATTTTCCAAATAGAAATTACAACAATTTAAAAGCTTTGGAGTTTATATCAGAACATATAGATAATACCATAGAATTTAATGTACTTGAAATTGGTTCAAATCGAGGTGATTTTTTATATTTATTAAAAGAGAGATTTAATAATATAAATATATTGGGGTGTGAACCAACAGAATTTAAAGATTTGAAAGTTCCAACTATAAATTCATTTTTTGAAGCTGATTTATTTAATACAAAATTTGATTTGATAGTTTTGCGACATACATTAGAACATATAAAATTTCCTAAAGACTTTGTAGAAACATTGAGTAAAGTTTTAAAAAATGATGGAAAAGTATTTATTGAAGTTCCTAATCTTATTAATTCATTAAAGAACTTTATAGAAGATTTTACACCTGATCATGTAAATTATTTTACAACACAAACACTACAAAACATTTTCCAAGAATATGATATAAACAAGGTTGATGACACAGAGTTTATATATGTGTTATTTCAAAAACAAAATATAAAAACTAATAAATCAGCAGTTACAAAAATAGATACAGATAAAATAATAGATTTATTTCAAGATTTTAATAAGCATCAAGAAAAGTGTTATGAAATAATTAACAAATATCAACGAATTATTTTTTATGGAATTAGCAATTTCTATTTATGGACTTATGTTAAATTAAAACCATTATTAGAAGACAAAGATATTTACTATACTGATGACAATATTACCAAAGATAAACTATTTAATCTAAAAAAAATTGATTCATTTCAAAAAGGTGATTTAGTTATATTATGTACATCAAATAAGCAGATTCAGAACCAAATGTGTAAGAATCTTCCTGAGGGTGTAGATATTTTATACTTGTGGGAGGGGATTAAAACCAATGTATAA
- a CDS encoding radical SAM/SPASM domain-containing protein, translating to MNNKIELRKNHLKWYTNFNKNFSELREETRNRFMNDKNLKVIQLEITKKCNYNCVMCANSEYNQDEKSSDMSWDIFQNIIDNLPKSVETINLTSYGEATIHPLYKEMIQYIYNKNYKIDIFTNSILFDLNLLKYFNKVIFSYDAISENVFKQIRGIQNSTITAENIKKAVSLRNRYKLNTKISINMVCSYINWREGYNLMEFCEEAQVDELFITSVNNNFYYLNGDKFKKLETDLHKSIDEVNWDYFVETYESKDYNFPLYLWYPKRDMIGFCRFTFNEIMIDKNGNINLCCRSNNTVIGNINDMSIEEAFEHPIMSNVRNAHYNFSKHPICSLCSDGYPI from the coding sequence GTGAATAATAAAATAGAATTGAGAAAGAATCATCTAAAATGGTATACAAATTTTAATAAAAATTTTAGTGAGTTAAGAGAAGAAACTAGAAACAGATTTATGAACGATAAAAACTTAAAAGTTATCCAATTAGAAATAACCAAAAAATGTAATTATAATTGTGTTATGTGTGCTAATTCTGAGTATAATCAAGATGAAAAATCATCTGATATGAGTTGGGATATATTCCAAAATATAATTGATAATTTACCTAAATCTGTTGAAACAATAAATTTAACAAGTTATGGTGAGGCTACAATACATCCACTCTACAAAGAAATGATACAATACATATATAATAAGAATTATAAAATTGATATTTTTACAAATTCAATTTTATTTGATTTAAATTTACTTAAATATTTTAATAAAGTTATTTTCTCTTATGATGCAATTAGTGAAAATGTATTTAAACAAATTAGAGGTATTCAGAATTCTACAATTACTGCAGAAAATATTAAAAAAGCTGTATCATTAAGAAATAGGTACAAATTAAATACAAAAATAAGTATAAATATGGTATGTAGCTATATTAATTGGAGAGAAGGGTATAACTTAATGGAGTTTTGTGAAGAAGCTCAAGTTGATGAGTTATTTATTACATCTGTGAATAATAATTTTTATTATCTTAATGGTGATAAATTTAAGAAATTAGAAACTGACTTGCACAAATCTATAGATGAAGTTAATTGGGATTATTTTGTAGAGACATATGAATCAAAAGATTACAATTTCCCACTTTATTTATGGTATCCAAAAAGAGATATGATAGGATTTTGTAGATTTACATTCAATGAAATTATGATAGATAAAAATGGAAATATAAATCTTTGTTGTAGATCAAATAATACAGTAATCGGAAACATAAATGATATGTCTATTGAAGAAGCTTTTGAACATCCGATAATGAGTAATGTTAGGAATGCACACTATAATTTTAGTAAACATCCTATTTGTAGTTTATGTTCTGATGGCTATCCTATATAA
- a CDS encoding SDR family NAD(P)-dependent oxidoreductase, translating to MNLNIKNKIALITGGSRGLGLECAKLLSQEGVKCILIAKNEHGLKNAISQLEGDGHIYYCYDLMNTNIISLCNIILEDIGSIDIIIHCIGGTLKTKSALSDIKIWKDVMKFNLEIAIELNNAFVPNMKSNGWGRIVHISSIASIRGWATPLYVTAKSALNSYSRALGLELAQSGIVVTTVLPGVMLSQDSGFLEWCNNDPEGFQEYLNNKTAIKRVATFEEVAHQVLFNVSDLCSYSTGSFVTIDGGVF from the coding sequence ATGAATCTAAATATTAAAAATAAAATAGCTTTAATAACTGGTGGTAGTAGGGGACTGGGATTAGAATGTGCAAAACTTTTATCCCAAGAGGGAGTTAAATGTATATTAATTGCAAAAAATGAACATGGTTTAAAAAACGCCATATCTCAGCTTGAAGGTGATGGACATATTTATTATTGCTATGACTTAATGAATACTAATATCATCAGTTTGTGTAATATAATACTAGAAGACATAGGTTCTATAGATATAATTATCCATTGTATTGGTGGTACATTAAAAACAAAAAGTGCATTAAGTGATATTAAAATATGGAAAGATGTGATGAAGTTTAATCTTGAAATAGCAATAGAGTTGAATAATGCATTTGTTCCTAATATGAAGAGTAATGGCTGGGGTAGGATTGTTCATATATCTTCAATTGCTTCAATTAGAGGTTGGGCAACTCCATTGTATGTAACAGCAAAATCTGCGTTGAACAGTTACTCGAGAGCTTTAGGTCTGGAATTAGCTCAAAGTGGTATTGTTGTAACTACCGTACTACCAGGAGTGATGCTTTCTCAAGATAGTGGTTTTTTGGAGTGGTGTAATAATGACCCTGAAGGATTTCAAGAATACTTAAACAATAAAACTGCAATAAAAAGAGTTGCAACTTTTGAAGAAGTAGCACATCAAGTATTGTTCAATGTATCTGATTTATGTAGCTATTCTACAGGTTCATTTGTAACTATAGATGGTGGGGTTTTTTGA
- a CDS encoding glycosyltransferase family 2 protein: MIYISIIITTYNRKEILRDNLYFYAEYFKSNSDTEVIIADDNSIDGTAEMVRQEFPWVKFIQNKGIRGYSTNLQNAICQSRGEYFINLSDDDRLIEPQYIDDVIHLLKNDIGASMFFARQEIESGTVVARNNYNFKPIYDNISFLKEWFDFRDYIGFSTFIFQKNIFVECNAFTTTLPYVYAPDWTAILKCAILSKKIYFVDKYVYRWKNTNINQISKQHRGNMLLEVFNYISSPYEVNKLALSIGVEDQFINSWNNKEVNYLLEAIKSNYHISKSNELFNKIFQNIKFEKFNNIFIYGGGDAGAELRKFFDKELIKYEIVDDMREIHGYISFENFINKVSSNDLVIIATFKYRLLHLMYKKIRNFCDVEIIDLLQNDQFIFDINGEFSE, translated from the coding sequence ATGATTTACATAAGTATAATAATTACTACTTATAATAGAAAAGAAATACTTAGAGACAATTTATATTTTTATGCAGAATATTTTAAATCAAATAGTGATACAGAAGTTATTATAGCTGATGATAATTCAATTGATGGTACTGCTGAGATGGTTAGACAAGAATTTCCATGGGTTAAATTTATACAAAATAAAGGTATTAGGGGATATTCTACAAATCTGCAAAATGCAATTTGTCAATCAAGAGGAGAATATTTTATTAATCTATCAGATGATGATAGATTAATTGAACCTCAGTATATCGATGATGTTATACACTTATTAAAAAACGATATTGGTGCAAGTATGTTTTTTGCAAGACAAGAAATAGAAAGTGGTACAGTTGTTGCTAGAAACAATTATAACTTTAAACCTATATACGACAATATTAGTTTTTTAAAAGAATGGTTTGATTTTAGAGACTACATTGGTTTTAGTACTTTTATCTTTCAAAAAAATATATTTGTAGAATGTAATGCTTTCACTACTACTTTGCCATATGTATATGCACCAGATTGGACAGCGATATTAAAATGTGCCATTCTTTCAAAAAAGATTTATTTTGTTGATAAATATGTCTATAGATGGAAAAATACAAATATAAATCAAATTAGTAAGCAACATAGGGGTAATATGCTTTTGGAAGTGTTTAATTACATATCCTCTCCTTATGAAGTAAATAAACTGGCTTTAAGCATAGGCGTTGAAGACCAATTTATAAATAGTTGGAATAATAAAGAAGTTAACTATTTATTAGAGGCAATTAAATCTAATTATCATATTTCTAAATCTAATGAGCTTTTTAACAAAATATTTCAAAATATTAAGTTTGAAAAGTTTAATAATATCTTTATATATGGTGGCGGAGACGCAGGTGCTGAGTTAAGAAAATTTTTTGATAAAGAATTAATTAAATATGAAATAGTAGATGATATGAGAGAAATTCATGGGTATATATCTTTTGAAAATTTTATAAATAAAGTATCTTCAAACGATTTAGTAATAATTGCAACTTTTAAATATAGGCTTTTGCATTTAATGTATAAAAAAATTAGGAATTTTTGTGATGTCGAGATTATTGACTTACTGCAAAATGATCAATTTATTTTTGATATAAACGGGGAGTTCAGTGAATAA
- a CDS encoding radical SAM protein, whose amino-acid sequence MYKIDDLIYPITRFCPGKCVNCNIYQTDPRIKDEVDIEIFEKIIQSSVLKDTFYFSLTGGESQLSPKFIPILELISKYKPSASIHSNTSGWHLKRTLEIAHKGLELFQKGKFRIDISIDGLKQDYEKVRLTKNGWEKAMETTDELLKLGLKPTFVMIVYKQNYKSIEQFVQMCEKKGVGWYIGFAVESENFNNIGKINQFEINEIDEIEKALERIGFMDTKHFSNWLWAKSVYLNNTPVFNCFMGKRSIMIDAYGEVFPCGGAQERRLNNMLSMGNIKEYNGDLDKLLFDKKALKVLENIEKKNCQPCKLLCAHKIEFPWGKHTGMIG is encoded by the coding sequence ATGTACAAAATAGATGACTTAATATACCCAATCACAAGATTTTGCCCAGGTAAATGTGTTAATTGTAATATTTATCAAACTGACCCAAGAATTAAGGATGAGGTAGATATTGAGATATTTGAAAAGATTATACAAAGTTCTGTTTTAAAAGATACTTTTTATTTTTCGTTAACTGGTGGAGAATCCCAATTAAGTCCTAAATTTATCCCTATATTGGAGTTGATTTCAAAGTACAAACCTAGTGCTTCAATCCATTCAAATACGAGCGGATGGCATTTAAAGAGAACATTAGAGATAGCACATAAAGGTCTTGAGTTGTTTCAAAAGGGTAAGTTTAGAATAGATATATCAATAGATGGTCTAAAACAAGATTATGAAAAAGTAAGACTGACAAAAAATGGCTGGGAAAAAGCCATGGAAACGACAGATGAGCTGTTAAAGCTTGGACTAAAACCAACATTTGTTATGATTGTTTATAAGCAAAACTATAAATCTATTGAACAATTTGTACAAATGTGTGAAAAAAAAGGTGTTGGTTGGTATATAGGCTTTGCTGTGGAAAGTGAAAATTTTAACAATATAGGAAAGATTAATCAGTTTGAAATAAATGAAATAGATGAAATAGAGAAAGCCCTAGAAAGAATAGGTTTTATGGATACAAAACATTTCTCAAATTGGTTATGGGCTAAATCTGTTTATTTAAATAATACCCCTGTATTTAATTGTTTTATGGGGAAAAGATCAATTATGATTGATGCTTATGGGGAGGTTTTCCCATGTGGTGGCGCTCAGGAACGAAGATTAAACAATATGTTGTCTATGGGAAATATAAAAGAATATAATGGAGATTTAGACAAATTATTATTTGACAAAAAAGCGTTAAAAGTTTTAGAAAATATAGAAAAAAAGAATTGCCAACCTTGTAAGTTATTATGTGCACACAAAATTGAGTTCCCTTGGGGGAAACATACTGGAATGATAGGATGA
- a CDS encoding class I SAM-dependent methyltransferase — protein MGIHNLTEYISKNIIPLITLDTYAPNVAPWNSAFLNWYYLKKFMIISSEKFIKGICLDVGSGNSPYKKYLKNITMYISVDKNDTSATTYKNNTNMINADAKSLPFENNYADTILLNQVLEHIDDYEKVLTEIKRVLKYNGKCVISVPFIYHIHGEPNDYFRFSEYGLRYMLKKHGYKIIEYHYLGYAGTALVSIWNSFIWQVWNKNVYLKFLRNTVFLLPILVLFFINNIFGLILDLVQNKKFCPNYLVVCEKIDE, from the coding sequence ATGGGAATTCATAATTTAACCGAGTATATTTCTAAAAATATTATTCCTTTGATTACTTTAGATACTTACGCACCAAATGTTGCTCCATGGAATAGTGCATTTTTAAATTGGTATTATTTAAAGAAATTTATGATTATTTCTTCTGAAAAGTTTATCAAGGGGATATGTCTAGATGTTGGCTCTGGTAACTCTCCATATAAAAAATATCTAAAAAATATTACAATGTATATAAGTGTAGATAAAAATGATACATCAGCAACAACATATAAAAACAACACTAATATGATAAATGCAGATGCAAAGAGTTTACCTTTTGAAAATAATTATGCGGATACGATTTTATTAAATCAAGTTTTAGAGCATATAGATGATTATGAAAAAGTCTTAACGGAAATAAAAAGAGTATTAAAATACAACGGAAAGTGCGTAATTTCTGTACCTTTTATATATCATATTCATGGTGAACCAAATGATTATTTTAGATTTTCTGAGTATGGATTGAGATATATGTTAAAAAAACATGGATATAAGATAATAGAATATCACTATTTAGGTTATGCAGGAACAGCTTTGGTATCTATTTGGAATAGTTTTATTTGGCAGGTTTGGAATAAGAATGTCTATTTAAAGTTTCTTAGAAATACAGTATTTTTATTGCCCATTTTAGTTCTTTTTTTTATAAATAATATATTTGGTTTGATTTTAGACTTAGTTCAAAATAAGAAATTTTGCCCAAATTATTTGGTAGTATGTGAGAAAATAGATGAATAA
- a CDS encoding radical SAM/SPASM domain-containing protein has protein sequence MNNYDEVIKNFNLWYHDLKDLHKFEQKRKEFLEYHSKNGVTRVQIEPTNRCNYNCIMCPIDELEKEKVKYDMSFDDFKIIVDKLPSSVTNICLSGLGEPFLNKDYIQMAKYAKEKGFYVEVYNNGSLFDSSIIPYIDEVNFSVDSPDDKLLLEIRKGVSIDKLFDNIKKAVKEKEKHYFHVNINFTANYKNYQNIRKLYDLANILKIDKLHIQATSNNYAIDSVKYQHFKEFVDKNNLIDWEHIVNSYCKDDSFSLTIWYPRKMQGFCSWGFSNIYVTKNCDIIQCCQKVTKPLVFGNLKQSNFNDIYNSKEMCRFREKHIRQVNIPLCEECPN, from the coding sequence ATGAATAACTATGATGAAGTCATAAAAAATTTTAACTTATGGTATCATGATTTAAAAGATCTGCATAAATTTGAACAAAAGAGAAAAGAATTTTTGGAATATCATAGTAAAAATGGAGTTACAAGAGTACAAATAGAGCCTACAAATAGATGTAACTACAATTGTATTATGTGCCCTATTGATGAACTTGAGAAAGAAAAAGTAAAATATGATATGTCTTTTGATGATTTTAAAATTATCGTTGATAAGTTGCCTTCAAGTGTTACTAATATATGTTTAAGTGGCTTGGGTGAGCCATTTTTAAACAAAGACTATATACAAATGGCTAAATATGCAAAAGAAAAAGGTTTTTATGTAGAAGTTTATAATAATGGTTCGTTATTTGACTCATCTATCATACCTTACATAGACGAAGTTAATTTCTCTGTTGATAGTCCAGATGATAAACTTCTTTTAGAAATAAGAAAAGGTGTTTCAATAGATAAATTGTTTGATAACATTAAAAAAGCGGTAAAAGAAAAAGAAAAACATTATTTTCATGTAAATATTAATTTCACAGCAAATTACAAAAACTACCAAAATATAAGAAAATTATACGATTTGGCAAATATACTAAAAATTGATAAACTTCATATACAAGCAACTTCAAACAATTATGCTATCGATTCTGTAAAATATCAACATTTTAAAGAATTTGTTGATAAAAACAATCTAATTGACTGGGAACATATAGTAAACAGTTATTGTAAAGATGATAGTTTTAGTCTTACAATATGGTATCCAAGAAAAATGCAAGGCTTTTGTAGCTGGGGATTTTCAAATATATATGTGACAAAAAATTGTGATATAATACAATGTTGTCAAAAAGTAACAAAACCATTGGTTTTTGGTAATTTGAAACAAAGTAATTTTAATGATATTTATAATTCCAAAGAAATGTGCAGATTTAGAGAAAAACATATAAGACAAGTAAACATACCATTGTGTGAAGAATGTCCAAATTGA
- a CDS encoding NAD-dependent epimerase/dehydratase family protein yields the protein MQNYNKKIYIIGSTGFVGKELEYYLSLQDGYDIKGLSSKECNLLCINSINNALKEIDENTILVVTSSITRLVGNNFDTFCKNIKMIYNLSVFLKNQEFRQLIFLSTLDIYGNQNKVIVDDLSPKPHDYYSLSKLVSEDILLNLLSNTKLTIFRLQGVFGDYKCKSTLNNIINGAFNSKNINIVNGGHSYREFIYINNLLLIIKYAIDNQIDGIYNISCNKSMQIIEYVNLICDNIDFHVDLTFLESKTNRDYNVVVDSEKFHEKFHKIHFISTEKAIHDIIVSTVINQERL from the coding sequence ATGCAAAATTATAATAAGAAGATTTATATCATTGGTTCCACTGGTTTTGTAGGTAAAGAGTTGGAATATTATTTAAGTTTACAAGATGGTTATGATATAAAAGGATTGAGTAGTAAAGAATGCAATCTTTTATGTATAAATAGTATCAATAATGCTTTAAAAGAAATTGATGAAAATACAATTTTAGTAGTTACATCATCGATTACTAGATTAGTGGGTAATAATTTTGATACATTTTGCAAGAATATAAAAATGATTTATAATTTGAGTGTTTTTCTTAAGAATCAAGAGTTTAGACAACTCATTTTTTTAAGCACTTTGGATATATATGGAAATCAAAATAAGGTTATTGTTGATGATCTGTCACCTAAACCACATGACTACTACTCTTTGTCCAAATTGGTAAGTGAAGATATATTGTTAAATTTATTAAGCAATACTAAACTAACTATATTTAGATTACAAGGTGTCTTTGGAGATTATAAATGCAAAAGTACATTAAATAATATAATTAATGGGGCTTTTAATAGCAAAAATATTAATATTGTTAATGGCGGTCACTCTTATAGAGAATTTATTTATATTAATAATTTATTATTAATTATAAAATATGCTATTGATAATCAAATAGATGGTATATATAACATTTCATGTAACAAATCTATGCAAATTATTGAATATGTTAATTTAATATGTGATAATATTGATTTTCATGTTGACTTAACATTTTTAGAGTCAAAAACAAATAGAGACTATAATGTAGTTGTTGATAGTGAAAAGTTTCATGAAAAATTTCATAAGATACATTTTATTTCAACTGAAAAAGCTATTCATGATATTATAGTTAGTACAGTTATCAATCAGGAAAGATTATGA
- a CDS encoding glycosyltransferase, whose amino-acid sequence MNLLIVFHSLYSLAGGVDNRISQLEIELSKKFNTELLLFKNKIDLPHTGKVSIIEAISVPEFILKNKHKYFLLSYLYGFIIFLVRIFKTRKFLKTKKFDTILAVDDYFALICIISSIGLNVKIICSVRNNWDYLYNNTMIHLLPDFIYKRVLPKLMNKYVKNVHCVCDELAILLKQNYKIENTVSIYNVFDIENIRKKGNENLELDIPYFINIGHFNKQKNQKDIILAYKYLKDTYNIKEKLIFIGDGYLINECKALVSEFQLNEDILFRGKQKNPYKYLNNAKLYISSSLYEGLPAVFVESLILGVPIVSYKFKTGSSELCNNLTNANYIELAEKVYSVCNNESLQEESIALGNEIINKRFDSNIILKEWLKIL is encoded by the coding sequence ATGAATTTATTAATCGTATTTCATTCCTTGTATTCTCTTGCAGGAGGGGTTGATAATCGTATAAGCCAGTTGGAAATAGAACTATCAAAGAAGTTTAATACTGAATTGTTACTTTTTAAAAATAAAATAGACTTACCACACACTGGTAAAGTAAGTATTATAGAAGCTATATCTGTTCCAGAGTTTATTCTAAAAAATAAACACAAATATTTTTTGTTATCATATCTTTATGGTTTTATTATTTTTTTAGTAAGGATTTTTAAAACTAGAAAGTTTCTTAAAACAAAAAAATTTGATACAATATTAGCTGTAGATGATTATTTTGCACTTATTTGTATAATAAGTTCTATAGGTTTAAATGTAAAAATAATTTGTTCTGTAAGAAATAATTGGGATTATTTATATAATAATACAATGATACATTTATTACCAGATTTTATATATAAAAGAGTGTTGCCAAAACTAATGAATAAATATGTAAAAAATGTACATTGTGTTTGTGATGAATTGGCAATATTATTAAAACAAAATTATAAAATTGAAAATACTGTAAGTATTTATAATGTTTTTGATATTGAGAATATAAGAAAAAAAGGAAATGAGAATTTAGAATTAGATATTCCATATTTTATTAATATAGGACATTTTAATAAACAAAAGAATCAAAAAGATATTATACTGGCATATAAATATTTAAAAGATACATATAATATTAAAGAAAAACTGATTTTTATAGGAGATGGTTATCTTATAAATGAATGTAAGGCTTTAGTTTCTGAGTTTCAACTTAATGAAGATATATTGTTTCGGGGTAAACAAAAAAACCCGTATAAATATCTTAATAATGCTAAATTGTATATTTCAAGTTCTTTATATGAGGGGCTACCAGCTGTTTTTGTGGAGTCGTTAATTTTAGGAGTTCCTATAGTAAGTTATAAATTCAAAACAGGCTCAAGTGAATTATGTAATAATTTGACAAATGCAAATTATATTGAATTGGCAGAAAAAGTTTATAGTGTATGCAACAATGAATCGTTACAAGAAGAATCAATAGCTTTAGGCAATGAAATTATAAATAAGAGATTTGATTCAAATATAATATTGAAAGAGTGGTTGAAAATATTATGA